The following is a genomic window from Strix uralensis isolate ZFMK-TIS-50842 chromosome 3, bStrUra1, whole genome shotgun sequence.
AGGCGTGCATTATAAACCAGAGATACCTGCTCCAACATACTGCTTGTGCAGTGCTATGTACTGATGGGCGTTCCTTCTTGCTGTCCACCATGCCTCTCCTCAGGCTCTCTCTGACAAAGCTGCAAGGACAGCCTATTTCCATCTGCCACTCAGCTCAGATCTGGCCCCTTTTAAAAACCAGTCTGGACTTACTGGGAACATGCCCATAGTGCTAAAAAGACTACGCCTTCCTCTTCTACCAGTTTCTACCACAAGTTTTCAGGAGGTTTTCATCATCAATCCTTATTTCTGAGgaacaatgaaaatggaaagagttGATCAGCTCAGAGTTTACAAAAAACCATGTTGCTAATTTTAAACTCACAGTAAAGGGCTACCAAGATGTATTTATTGATCACATTACAGGCATAAACTGCAAACTACAGACATTAAATTAGGAAGCTTTACTAAGCATACTACTGCAAGGGATTATGaacacagaaacaaatgtttaatGCATTGCAGACAAACTCTTATTAAACAAATTCAATCCATTTCTCTTCTATACTTGCCATTTTTAATAGAGGACAACATATTGTGTGGTTGCTATGGATATTTAATCAAAAGTTTAGCAAAAAAGTCTAATACACCCCTGTCCAAGTACCCTCTTTTTTTGCAACTTCTCTACCTTCCTGTCACTTCTTTGCAGTGTGACTGTGCTGCCAACCAGCTCATCTTCCTCTGCATGCCTAATAGCGATAGCTCCATTTGGAAGAAGCAGTCCTACAGCTGAGTGCcacaaaatcagaagaaaactattttccttattattattgttgttgttactatttttcttctgctatCTCTGATGTCCAAGTGAAACTGCCAGGggtttttaaagagaattttatgCCACAAGACCAGAAAATTGTCATGGGTAACAGGAGAACAAGTCTGGGGATCATCTTGCTCAGATGGTTTAAACAGAGCAGAGATTGCTTCTGTTGAGTTCCCTGGAGAAACAAGAAGCACGCTGATGTGGTGTTAAACACACATGTAGCACCATGGGTGTGAATAAGGCAGCAACCAAAGGAAGATAGACAGTTTTAATTCTACTGCTGGGGTAACAAAGGCAGTTATTAAAATGGGAAGCTATGTTCCAAAACATAAACCAAACCATTTCAGTCTCATCCTTCAAACAAGTATAGTCTCAAGGACTGGTCTCCCAGAGGTCTTAGCTGGAGTTGCAGGCCTCCACCCTCAAGGGTACGTGTAAAGAGGCTGCTAAGAGGTGCTCACTGGAAAGGTGGCTGGGCGGTTGAAGGTTCTCCTGTGCTTGGAGGGTGCTACAGCTGGGAAGTAGGCACTGCTTGTACTTTAACGATCCCATCTTCcatctgcaggagcaggaggacaCCTCCCGTTGCCCAGGCGAGTCATGTCTCAAGCAGCCCTCCTGGCCCCCTTGCAGGGGAAAGCTCTTTGTCATgggtgcaagcccagggcacgGCTGTGCAGACACTGTCTGACTCTGTGCAAGCCACCTGGCTTCCCCAAGCCTTTTATTCTGTGCCTGTGAAATGGGGACCAAAGCACTTGTAGGCCCTCGTGGGCCGCCGAGAAGGCCTCGAGCTGGGACTTGTGAACACCCAAATATACATTAAAGCCTCCTAGCAGTGCCAGAAATGTAGAGCTGGGAGCAAATGATGTACCATTAAGCTCAGTTGTGTTCATGGtgtgtattttttctgcatttgattATTCACGGCTGTTTGGACACACACTTGTGATGTCACACAGTAGTACTGCTTCTTCTGCTTAACTGAGTTGAATATTTATGGTGGGAGAACTCTAAAAAGTGTCattcttttaaatcaaaatgccATGGGAAACTTGGGAAAGTGACTTCAGTAAAAGCTTCCACTGATGGAGCATCTTCCAACCCTAATTGGTTTGGAATTCCTTGGTCATTTTTAAGTTAAATTGCTGTTCATTTATCCATGCCTCTCTCACATAACCAATGAAACAGCTATCTAGATGTCTGCTCAGAAACCTGAGCTGTTATTTAAAGCAATAATGGAGCCTGCTTTTTTAATAATTCACTGCATAGacttatctttttaaaaaaaatctcacttgaGCTGATCacttaattcatttttttaaagactgccAATCCCAAGTTATTAACCATAGTGAACTAGATACTCAAAatgatgactttaaaaaaaataaatctgttcctgCATGCCTCCAGGGTTGCAGGCTGGTGTTGTGGATATATGGAATTTTACCTAGAGTTGTGAATGCTATAAACTTATCACTTCTCTGGAGGAAAGCTGAGAGCGTAAAGCAGTGCCAGCTGCTgcaaagttgagaaaaaaatatttaaatattaattagatATAAGAATTGGCAACACACAACTTTAATTGTGCACTActgtttgaaatggaaaagtagaaaacaatatttctatttggaaaggaaaagaaaatattggcaTCCAGAGTATATAGAGTCAGTTTTGTGCATAGAACTCTTTTCTGAGGGAACTGTCTCCCCATAAGAGACTTGTCAGCTTTAAAtgacaaatatattttgcataaaaCATAACTTTTTCCATTATAACTATTCTGGAACACCTTTGCATTTGaacagaaacctgaaaaaataaaaaaggcagtgTTTAGGAAATCTTCCAAGGCAAAagttcttactctttttttttttttttctttttccttcagaagattTCATTTAGGTTTAAGTGGAAAAGAATTGGACAAGGAAATGAGGGAATTCCATCATGAAAAGTATTGCAAGGCACTGATACAATATTGATTTGTTATGAGTGGTCACCCTCCCTTTTCCCTACATTGCTTTCATATCTCTTTGCCGCAGGTTACTCCCCATATGCTGCACAGGCTGAACACGTTGGCCTCTTAGCTCTGCTGGTGTTTTCCTCCAAGAAAACACTGACAAAGGCTAAGTTTAGGATGTTTAGACTACTGTTAGTTTCAAATCATAAATCCATCTTCTGAGCTATAGAAGTGCATTGGTAGTCGAGGGAAAAATTCCTGAGTAGTGCTGCGTTATGGACACCTGTGCATGCATCAATGAGCACTGTGATAGAATAAGATAGGATTAAAATTGTCCAGTGCTTTTTGGAGGGAAAATGGAGACTTGGTCTGTATAAAAGTCCGTAAAAACACAGTTtctctggaaaacatttttaaaatcccagtttatatttaaaataacaatactTAGATTTCTCACTACTATGCAATAACCTGTGCGCTGCTTCTTGAAGTAGCTACCAGCTTCCTTGGTGCCTGTTTCCAAGTGAATGACATTGGATAGTGCGTGACTGGAATCATGTAGGGCATTGACAGGATTTTCAATCAAAAAAGCATTTATGTACTCTCTCGTTTTGCCATCTTTTCAAAGATCTGGTGAATTTCAAAAAGATAATTCTGATGGGAGGTGATCTCTTTCCTATCTATGAATGGAACTCCATGACTTCTACCCTTGGGAATCCAGTGCTGTATTGTTCTAGTCATTCCtagggagatttaaaaaaaaaaaaaaaaagtaaaacttctttTTACTGACTTCTTGAAGAACTTCTGAGAGATGAGATTAAACATGTCCTCTTTAGCTTCAGTCCACTAATTGCATTTGTGTTAGTTCTGTGCAGAGAACTCTTTTCTCAGAGAGCTGTCCCTGCATAAGTGTCTGGTGAGCTTcaaatgataaatattttgtgcataaaagatgacttcttcCAAGTGGCCTCATTCCAACTATGCTTCAGTTTAAGGCCTCCAAACCAGTTAAATCCTGTGTCTGTGGGCTGCAGTATTCAGCTGCATTACCTGTGGGGAAAGAAGCACAGTTATTCAGGAGAGCGACTATTAAATCATCTAGACTGTAAGAGGATTATATATTCACACAAGCTTAAACATAACCAAGTGACTTAGCATTTACATATACAGCTTCTAATTGATTTTTGTCACTAAACATTACAAACACAAACTCAAGAACCATTTGACTTTGTTTTATCCCAAAGTGCAGCCTCTGCAACAACAGCATTTTGAGAAAATAGGCTTTGCCTTCAAACAGAAAGTTAAACAGTATTCCAGAAAGAGATCCGTAAGTGGTAAAGAGCTATTTACAGCTTTCTTGTGCTGGAAACTCACTGTGGTCATCTGCAGCCTGTATCTGGACTGCCTGCATCTAACCGACGCATGCTGCCCGGAGCCTGCAGAAACTCCTCATGAAAAAacattcaggttttctttttcagagcaCAGTATAGCATAATGCCAAGGAgcgttttttttttaaagatgagacACCGACACGTGCGTCTGGTGTTCACAATACTAGATATCCCATGCTGAACACGACAAGAGCTGTTCACAATTACCAGATGGGTTTAAAAATGGGAAGCAGTGTAGCTCTGTGCCTGGCGTGATCTGCCATTAAAGGTGGCACCGGGCTTCTGCTGTTATAGCGCCGCTGGGCACTGGTGTTTCTAGTGCAGCACTGCACGGGACCTTTGTGCCCTGACCTCTTGGCAGTCTCCAACCTACTCATCCTCCCGATCACTGCCCAATGTCAGGCAACGATGACATTCCCCCTTTTGAAGCGCTGGAATTGAGACACAGAGCCTTGTCCCAGGGAAAAGTCGGGGACCGAATATAGATTGTGGAGGTCTCAAGGTGGCATCTTAACAggggttttgtgctttcattCAAGGGGCATTTCAATCTGAAAGGGCAGAAGCACAAATAGCTTTGGTGGGGTGCATTAATCctcttaaaaatggaaagataaaaCAAGTTTCAGTGGAAGGTTTGTAAAAAAACCTCATCAGTTGAAAGCTACGGCCACTTTTAAGACTTTGAGCTTTGACAGAAGGGGTGTTTATGTGCAGTTTTATATGAGAGAAAGTAATGAATATAGTTGATGGAAGGCAATAGGAGAAGGCATGATCACCTTTAACACAGCAATGTGTAAGAAGTGACATGCAGGTTATACAGATAAAGGAGTTTAAGTAAAAAATTATTGCGTGAAAGAGAATTTTAAGCAGTTCTGTCTAGAATATAAAGTAGGATAATTATTTCCCCACTAAACTGGTTTCTGACAAATCTTTTGGAGTCGGTTTCTGCTGAGAAACAATGACCAGTTGTCAGATTTAATGGGACCAGCCTATTCCATTTCAGTCTTTCAGAGGACTAAATGCCCCTTGACACATGGCCTACCACTGCCTCCAGGTAGAGCATGCTGCACGCTGTCTTCATCCATCCCCTTCTCTAATGTGCAACATCCCTGTGGATGGAGATCCAGCCACCAAAAAACAGTGAATTTTCAACTCCTCAACAAGAGGCACAAGGAAATGCCTTAGCTCTGGTAGAAATACTgagaatgctgttttcttttattgtataatctgaaatacattaaaatgatgTCAATTAAGAAACAGGTCAGACCTTGATTTCACAGCAACCATCCTTTTATGCAGCAGTTTGAGAGCGTACACATCCTGTTCCTGCTTCATTGAAAGCACGTTGGTAGGTCTGTTACTTCCCACGGGGTGGCTCTGTCCTTGTTGTGGTGTGCATTATGCAACTTTCCAAAATCTAGGTGTATTGTTTCTGGCTGAGTGACCCACAGTCAGGATGTAAATTGCTTTGTCTATCCTTGTTTTCAAATTTAGAAACCCAGGTGGACTGGTACAGGTGGTATTCAAGGACAAGGAGGGGGTGCCAGCTAGGTCTTGACTCGCTGGCTGAGAATGCCAGAAACCTCAGAGTGGTGTTTGTGCATCACAGATGTAGGTAGCACTGTGCCTTCTAATGGTAACTGGAAAAACATCACTCCTGTTGTACTGCTCAAGTGTGACCTTGAGTTTTCTTTTGATGGGAACGGCAGAAAATTTACATGTCTCATTCTGTCTTCCTCTGTTCTGTCTTCCTTTCGCTGAAAGCTTTTGGTGTAAAGACTCTGCTGTCTCACTTGAGGGCTGGAAGCACAGGGTGTGGTATGACAAAGAGGTGCCTTGAATAGCCCTGTGTCCAAACTGATTGAGTGATACTGGAGCCAGGTTGTTCCTCCTGCCGTGTGTTTGGCTGTGTTCACAGTTGGTCATTACCAGTGTTTTGCTTGCATTGGGCTGTACAGGTGCTGTGCGTAGGTAGAGGAGGAGTCTAATGGAGCAGTCACTTGAGCTACTGAAGCACAACAGCACTAGACGATTATTCCCATAGGTGGACTGTGGCATGCCTACGGCTTTCCCCAGAAAACATAGATCCAAGCCCAACTGCATTAAATGCAAGTAACTTCTGGTGCTATCTTGCAATGCTATTATCATTGCTTACTCTTAAAAAGTTCTTGGGTAGCTGACTCCCACTGAAGGCAGTGAGCATGGGGTTCCTAATTATCTTCAGAGGATATAGGCCCTCGTTAGTAATTCATTCTCTCACAACATTTAATGCTGAGAGGCAAAACAGTGGATAACTCTGTACTTATGTGCAAACACATCTTCCCGGGCCTTTTTTGCTAGCACATGCTTGCAAATCTTGAAGTTGTGTACATGCTGTGGAAGCAAAGTAAGTCTTTTTCAAGACGTGATGTGATTGTCTAGCCTGGCACCTGGGAAGATAAACCATGGCCAAATTGttcttttcaaaagcattcatgtttaaaaattaattaaaaatggatAGCCAGGACAGTCTTTCATTAGCACTATGACGACAAATGCCTACCCATTCTCTTTCTCATGCATCCAGCCCAAAATCattgttaaaatttaaaagctataATGAACAGCATGTGACCTAGATGGACAGCTgcatcagaaattaaattacaggAGAGGAACAGAGCATTTGATGAAGTGAAGCTATTGCTTGAGGCTCAAAAATATCTTGGGAGAAAACTGGGCCAAGTATCCTGTATAGGCCTTTATTTCTGTGGGTGTCTGTTTTGAGGGATGATCGTTATTCACTAAGGGGGAAGATTTTTTGAAAGCCAAGAACAGAATAGGTACTTGGATTTTATGAAAATCCATAGCAGTGTGATTCCTAGATGACGCCAATGCCTTTGAAGTCTACCTTTCATCTCTCCAGCCCTGTATTTGTAGCACGGATTTTTAATGCTTTAGGAAAAAGAGTAGGCGAGAGTTAAGACATCGTCACTAGATATGTTTATTAAGGTTTACTCTCATCTAGTATCCGATGGTATGCGTAAGTCCAGCCAGAAGCCCTGTTTCTCATACTCCTAGTCCTATATTCTCCTGTTTCTCACATAATACTTTCGGACTGCTTTTGGAATAAATTTCTTTCCctaagtaatttttcatggtTTGTTAAACTCTGACCTTCAGGTGTCAAGCTCAAGTCTGGCCCTTCAATTCAATCTGCTTTTATGCAGAAATCAGGCTGATGCTATATCTACTGACGAGGAAGGGTGGGACAAGGTCCAGCGCACCCAGCACTGCCTCttgcagggacagagctgccGGCGCTGCATGTTTGTGGGCAGGCCTGTGAGCGTGATGTGCCTTGTGCCCTGCGTCCTGCTGCATGCTGAGATGTCTTCAGTTCACAGCCACGTTTACCATGTACACCATCCCGCTTCAAAGTCCCTGAGTGCTGTACACAACCGCCTCGTGCAAAATCCACCTCTGCAAGCGGAGAGGGGCACTCCTCCACCTCTCACGTACCTGGGAGACGTTCGTGCTGTCTGCTAGTTACCGTGACACTTCTCATGACACCACGAATAGCTAAAGGTAGAAATACAAATTTCACTTGCAAGAATTAAACCAGACACCAAAGAAAATAGATCAGAAACCACCACATGGAAAGAAAAGCCCTGCTTCTGTCTGTGCATGcttcccagcagctcctgagACGTTGGAGAGGTCTCTCACACTGTCACCCACCTAACAGCCTGTCTTTTCAGCAGTCTGTGGCTGGGGTCCAGCCTCTGAGTAAAAAAACCTTGAGTTCAGCGTTTAGTGAAGAAGATCTTGACTTAAACACAATTGCACCCTTAAATGCCTAGCTCACACCCACGGTTAAAAAGCTTCCTTCCTCTCAGTTATTCCTGTGACTCATCACTTCATTAAGTGAACAATTTAAACGTTCCTTTTAAAGGATTACTGAATTACTCTGCCCAGCTTAGAGACACTGCTCTTCCCTGAACACAGCTGGGTAGAGCCGCCTTCTGTCTAGAGGTAAGCAGACTAGTTAGTGGTCTCGCTACTTAATGGAACTCCAGTTTAATGATTAAGCTATGTTGTGGTAAGCACTCCCTCTGAGTTGGACACATATTGTTGTGTGCAGTATTTGTACATTGTATGACTGTATAGTCTGAAACCCACGAGGAAAAAGGAATGGAAATAGTGCGGTCTTGTTTGAGGCCAGAAGTGATGATAACCAATCTCTTTAGACTAGCAGAGATTTTGGGGTGAACATGCTTGGGAGGGTTAGCCACAGTGCAGGTTGCATTTATGTCTGATCCAGGTTGGAATCAGGCTGGTCCTAGATCTGGCACTTGCAGTGGATCTTCCTGCTCTTTCCAAAGGTAGTAATGGTGGAAAAAGCCTGGTGGTCCTTGTGTTCCTGGGTAGTGTGACAGGGACTGAGTTACTGCTGGAAGATGCTGAGTGAGAGATGTGGCTCAGCCCTGCCGTGCAGTGGCAACCAGCTGTTAGATGAGAGGGGGAAGCATGGTAGAGGTtgttctcagctgctgcagacctctcaaaagaatcacagaatacagAAAGGCTGGTGGGAAAGCAACAGGAGTGAAAATGGTTGTGTTTAGCCCTGGAAGGTGACAAATCCTATGGTGTTACAAAGAGAAAGTACTTTCTGGCTGCAGGCATTGGTTTTGAAAAGCAAACCACAGAGGCAAAAACCCAGCAGATCTCTCCCCAGAAGTACCCCAACAAATGAGCTTGGAAAGGCTCTGGAGAGACAAGACAACAGCTGGGTTAATGGCATTGTGGTTTCTACAGCTGTGCACCCTGAGGTCAAAAACCAGCTAAACCTAACCAGCTAAACCCAACCCAACTGAACCATCATTGTACTTTCTCTCAGAAGTAGTGCTGGTAGGATTCAGCTTAGAAGACGACACTTCCCTTACCAAAGTTCTCCTGGTACGGTGACTGTGCAGTTTTAGGAGAATGTGAGTGCACAGGGTATATGCAAAGAGGGACATTTGAGCATGTGCCTCTTGCCTCCCCAAGCtcattctccttctctcttctcctctggtggtatttctgcatttcttctcttGCTCCACCTTTGCCCTGGAGTAGAGATGTTGTACAAAATGTCTCTGTTGGCCGAATAAGAAGTGAAATGCCAGCCTGCATGAGGTGAAAGCTGGAggacttttctttcttgttaaagGCTGGGACTGGTAGAAATCATGCGGTACCTGCCAAACACTTTACACCAATGCTTGCCTCTGGCTCAGATACCCCTGCTCCTTGTCCCTGCCACCTTGACAGCCTTCCCAGTAGCGAGATTGCCCTGGCTGATGTCAGACGACAAGAGaacccagagcagagcagaagtgTCAGTAGGTGGGCAGAGAGAAGGAATGGAGGCAGGCTGAGGGCATTGGAcctgcagcaaaaccagcttCCCGAGCAGTGCCAACAAGGCCCTGGGGCTCCAGGGGTCCATGGCCGTGCCCCCCAGCAGGCGGGGGCCACCACAGTGGGgtgcagaggagagggaaaggcaccgggagaggggggagaaagcagcacccagagacagGGTCAAAGAAATAGGAATTTAttgtcttttccttgaaaaaagacttgctgcagccctgctagtgctgccggcggggcggcctcttgcagggctggggagagtcctgggggccgGGGGCCCTCCTCTTTGGGGGGCGCCGGGACCCGCCAGTTGAGTGGTCCCTGCTGTGGTcgggagcagaggggctgtggctgcagccctgggcagagggacctgccaccgccgcctgccccggctcctcctggggctgctgctgctctgccggGACAGGAGTAGATGGGGGGCGGCTGGGACCCCCGCGGAGGGCGGCCTCCGAGGTGCCGGCTTGCTCCTCCCCATCGGAGCTTTCAGGGCTGGTGGAGGAGGCTGGGCTGGAGCCAGGAGATCCACCGTGggaggtggtggggctggggctggggctggatgcGGGGCGGTCGTGCTCccctctggcagtggcagcatGGGGGTCCTGCTGGCCCACGTGCTGGCGGATCTCCATGGCACACAGGCGCACGGCGGCATCGAAGAGCTGGCCGACAAATGTTGGTGTATTTTCTCCCAGGCAGTTCTGCATGTTCCGCACTAGCACTGCTTCGTCCAGCCCCCAGAGGCAGAGGTGGCTCACAATGAGTCCCTCTGCCGTACCTGCCTCCCACCACTGGCCCTCGAAGAGCCGCAGGAGCTCCCGTCCCATCCACGGCAGCAGGGGCCTGATGTTATTTCGGTGGCTCCTGAAAAAATCTGCCCAGACCTCTGGAGGGAAGCCACCCACCTGAGCCCTGGGCagtggccctgcagccccctgttCGTCCTGGTGGTCCTCAGCCACTGACTCGGTGGGGCCTGGGACGTCGAACGTCAAATAATCATTTTCTGACCAGACCGAGAACTTGATGGCTGTTGTGGCTGACTTGCAGAGGGGGCAGCATGGGTTCTGCTGTGCCCGGCGCACTGCACAGCCTATGCAAAATTGGTGGAGACACGGCAACACGTAAGCGACATCTTCTTGATTGTCACAGCAGATGGGACACCTCCACTCGCTCTCGGCAGCCATGCTCTATGAGCGCTGTGGCGCgctgaggacgaggagctgctgctccccctCGCTGGTGTCACATGCTGCAAAATGGAGAGGCGCCCCAGTCACTCACTGTCCCAgcaaggggaaagggaggaagaaatgcccaggccctTGGCGAAGGACACCCTCTGGCTCCCCGAGCCCCTTCGCCCACCCCAGGCCACCCTGGGGGGAcgcttccccgcacagctcacctccgctgtcGCAAGTGCGcccggcggtgcccggctgcctgacccaggcagggccggggaaacacaggggatggctccgggacgggtACCGAGAGCTGCCAacggcagcccccaaagcaccacccagcaccaggagcagcctcgctcgaccctccagacctcgcaggcacgctcagcaggagtccaggcacgagccagactgggccgggctgGGTCTCGCCTGGCCCTTGTGGGCAGCGAGGGACGTGAGGTCACAGTCCATCGCTCGCTGATGTCACAGTCCACTGCTCGGTAACGTCAGCCTCCGCCCCTCggtgatgtcacagtgggcctCCCACCCCTGCAGGAGCACGGCATCAGCTGTTAGCTGGGGAGTTCAGGCCCGAGACCAGGGGGCACCTTTCCTCCATGA
Proteins encoded in this region:
- the LOC141941349 gene encoding uncharacterized protein LOC141941349, with amino-acid sequence MAAESEWRCPICCDNQEDVAYVLPCLHQFCIGCAVRRAQQNPCCPLCKSATTAIKFSVWSENDYLTFDVPGPTESVAEDHQDEQGAAGPLPRAQVGGFPPEVWADFFRSHRNNIRPLLPWMGRELLRLFEGQWWEAGTAEGLIVSHLCLWGLDEAVLVRNMQNCLGENTPTFVGQLFDAAVRLCAMEIRQHVGQQDPHAATARGEHDRPASSPSPSPTTSHGGSPGSSPASSTSPESSDGEEQAGTSEAALRGGPSRPPSTPVPAEQQQPQEEPGQAAVAGPSAQGCSHSPSAPDHSRDHSTGGSRRPPKRRAPGPQDSPQPCKRPPRRQH